The Propionispora vibrioides genome window below encodes:
- a CDS encoding chemotaxis protein CheC, giving the protein MSEDILKLSAMQLDALREVGNVGAGNSATALSQIINRKIDMTVPQVAIMPLGDVPDVVGGPDAMVAGVYLRVFGPAPSSILFLLPRESAFYLVDMLMGRESGYTKSLSTMDESALMEIGNILAGAYLNSLSHFTKLTLLPSIPALAMDMAGAILSVILIQLGQMGDHALVIETEFTTETEGVKGHFFLIPDPGSLDTIMAAIGVKG; this is encoded by the coding sequence TTGTCCGAAGATATTTTGAAATTGTCAGCTATGCAGCTTGACGCGCTGCGGGAGGTTGGCAATGTAGGCGCAGGAAATTCCGCGACGGCGCTATCGCAAATTATAAATCGGAAGATTGACATGACGGTCCCGCAGGTTGCGATCATGCCGCTGGGGGATGTGCCGGATGTGGTTGGCGGACCGGATGCCATGGTGGCCGGTGTATATTTACGGGTCTTTGGTCCGGCGCCGAGCAGCATTTTATTCCTGTTGCCCAGAGAAAGCGCTTTTTATTTGGTGGATATGCTCATGGGGCGTGAGAGTGGCTATACCAAGTCATTAAGTACGATGGATGAGTCGGCGCTTATGGAAATTGGTAATATTTTGGCAGGTGCCTATTTAAATTCCCTATCGCATTTTACCAAATTGACCTTGCTTCCTTCCATTCCCGCTCTGGCTATGGATATGGCCGGCGCTATATTAAGTGTCATTTTAATTCAGTTAGGACAGATGGGTGACCATGCGTTAGTCATTGAAACCGAGTTTACGACAGAGACAGAAGGCGTTAAAGGACACTTCTTCCTTATTCCTGATCCTGGATCGCTAGACACCATTATGGCAGCAATAGGGGTGAAGGGATAA
- the tsf gene encoding translation elongation factor Ts, with protein MITAGMVKELRERTGAGMMDCKKALNETQGDMDKAIDFLREKGLAAAAKKAGRVAAEGLVESYIHGGGRIGVLVEVNCETDFVAKTEGFKALAKDIGMQIAAANPSYVRREEVPAEIIEHEKEVLRAQALNEGKPANIVEKMIVGRVEKFYKEVCLMEQPFIKDPDKTISQLVTESISKIGENISIRRFTRYQLGEGIEKKANDFANEVMAAVKK; from the coding sequence GTGATAACAGCAGGAATGGTAAAAGAACTGCGCGAGCGTACAGGCGCAGGCATGATGGATTGCAAAAAGGCGCTCAACGAAACCCAGGGGGATATGGATAAAGCCATTGACTTCCTGCGGGAAAAAGGACTGGCCGCTGCGGCCAAAAAGGCGGGCCGTGTGGCAGCCGAAGGTTTGGTGGAATCCTACATACACGGTGGCGGACGGATTGGCGTACTGGTAGAAGTTAACTGCGAAACCGACTTTGTGGCAAAAACCGAAGGATTTAAAGCGTTGGCCAAAGATATCGGCATGCAAATTGCTGCCGCGAATCCCAGCTATGTAAGACGGGAAGAAGTGCCGGCTGAAATCATTGAGCACGAAAAAGAAGTGCTGCGGGCTCAGGCATTAAATGAAGGAAAACCGGCTAATATTGTTGAAAAAATGATTGTCGGCCGTGTTGAGAAGTTTTATAAGGAAGTATGTTTGATGGAACAACCGTTCATCAAAGATCCGGACAAAACAATTTCTCAATTGGTGACCGAAAGCATTTCTAAAATTGGTGAAAATATTTCCATCAGAAGATTTACCAGATACCAACTTGGTGAAGGTATCGAGAAAAAAGCGAATGATTTTGCCAATGAAGTTATGGCGGCTGTAAAAAAATAA
- the rpsB gene encoding 30S ribosomal protein S2, producing the protein MSVISMKQLLEAGVHFGHQTRRWNPKMAPYIFTERNGIYIIDLQKTVKKVEDAYNFVREIAEQGQTILMVGTKKQAQEAVKEEASKCDMYYVNERWLGGMLTNFQTIQKRINRLKELEDMEANNVFDVLPKKEVIALRHEMERLQKFLGGIKNMKKLPGALFIIDPRKERIAVAEAKKLGIPIVAIVDTNCDPDEVDYVIPGNDDAIRAVKLLTGKIADAILEGRQGEQTAEAAAE; encoded by the coding sequence ATGTCAGTAATTTCAATGAAACAGCTTTTAGAAGCAGGTGTACACTTTGGACACCAAACCAGAAGATGGAACCCCAAGATGGCTCCGTACATTTTCACGGAGCGTAACGGTATCTACATTATCGATTTGCAGAAAACCGTTAAAAAGGTAGAGGACGCGTATAATTTCGTACGTGAAATCGCTGAACAGGGTCAAACCATTCTGATGGTGGGCACCAAAAAACAAGCACAGGAGGCTGTCAAGGAAGAAGCCAGCAAGTGCGATATGTATTATGTTAATGAAAGATGGCTGGGAGGCATGTTGACTAACTTCCAAACCATTCAAAAACGGATTAACCGTTTAAAAGAATTGGAAGATATGGAAGCCAACAATGTGTTTGATGTATTGCCGAAGAAGGAAGTCATTGCTCTTCGTCATGAAATGGAAAGACTTCAAAAATTCCTTGGTGGTATCAAGAACATGAAGAAACTTCCCGGCGCTTTATTTATCATTGATCCCCGCAAAGAGCGTATTGCCGTTGCGGAAGCGAAAAAACTGGGGATTCCTATCGTAGCGATCGTAGATACCAACTGCGACCCCGACGAAGTAGATTATGTGATTCCTGGTAATGATGACGCGATTAGAGCTGTTAAACTTTTAACCGGCAAAATCGCTGATGCCATATTGGAAGGTCGTCAAGGCGAGCAGACAGCTGAAGCTGCAGCTGAGTAA
- a CDS encoding DUF342 domain-containing protein, with product MSENVNVLENSIDGYFQVSLQEDGCYLTVFPPRDGGVPVDEALIFEELNKREINHCDKVLVQQVIREAAGKSILIAPAEAEPVIRVLVSRDKMEATLQIEVQGPVRPALQDKVMEQIAKSGVTFGVDADAIHTAINQPGREIIFARGQQPIHGNNAYIQYFVSTESQGRPLEMADGRVDFKNLNLFTVVQPGDLLAQKYPATQGEQGINVLGQVLPAKPGKDLLLPMGKNVEVGEPNQLVASIAGQVQIVNKKVSVIPLIEIKGDVDFSTGNIEFVGSVNIRGSVQPGFFVKAEGNVDVAGTVSGGIVEGKNVIIKRGIQGMSRGYIHARENLITQFIENATVSAGNEVQVSEAILHSRVSAGKKVVVEGKRGLITGGTISAGEEIRAQNVGNHMAVPTELEVGVNPPLREEYQNLRTEIRKVEVSLDQTQKALTILKAMNQNTMTQDKREMMLKLTKAQFHLVGQLGNMRKRWEEIEAALEEMKAGRIKVANTLYPGVKVIIGTLIKPIRETVQFACLFAEDGEIRVGTFK from the coding sequence ATGTCTGAGAATGTAAATGTTCTAGAAAATTCGATCGATGGCTACTTTCAGGTATCTTTACAGGAAGATGGTTGCTATTTGACGGTATTCCCGCCTCGCGATGGTGGTGTGCCGGTTGATGAAGCATTGATTTTTGAAGAGTTGAATAAACGTGAAATAAACCATTGTGACAAGGTATTGGTTCAACAAGTGATCCGGGAGGCAGCCGGGAAGAGCATCCTGATTGCTCCGGCTGAGGCTGAACCGGTTATTCGCGTGCTGGTTTCGCGGGATAAGATGGAGGCTACCCTGCAGATTGAGGTGCAGGGACCAGTGCGACCGGCGCTGCAGGATAAAGTTATGGAGCAAATCGCTAAAAGCGGGGTAACCTTTGGCGTTGACGCCGATGCTATCCATACAGCCATTAATCAGCCTGGACGGGAAATTATTTTTGCCCGGGGTCAGCAGCCAATACATGGGAATAATGCATATATACAGTATTTTGTGTCGACGGAAAGCCAGGGCCGTCCGCTGGAAATGGCGGATGGCCGGGTAGATTTTAAAAATCTCAATCTGTTTACTGTGGTGCAGCCGGGCGACTTGCTTGCTCAGAAATATCCGGCCACGCAGGGTGAACAAGGCATTAACGTGCTGGGACAGGTGTTGCCGGCCAAACCGGGCAAAGACTTGCTGCTGCCGATGGGGAAAAACGTGGAAGTGGGAGAGCCTAATCAATTGGTGGCTTCTATCGCCGGTCAGGTACAGATTGTCAATAAAAAGGTCAGTGTCATTCCGCTTATTGAAATAAAAGGGGATGTGGATTTTTCGACAGGCAATATTGAATTCGTCGGCAGCGTCAATATTCGTGGCTCAGTGCAGCCGGGTTTTTTCGTAAAGGCCGAAGGCAATGTAGATGTGGCCGGTACGGTCAGCGGCGGGATTGTGGAAGGAAAAAACGTTATCATTAAGAGAGGTATTCAGGGAATGAGCCGCGGCTACATTCATGCCCGGGAAAATCTGATTACTCAGTTTATTGAAAATGCGACGGTCAGTGCCGGCAATGAGGTACAGGTCAGTGAGGCTATTCTACATTCCCGGGTCAGCGCCGGCAAGAAGGTTGTAGTGGAAGGAAAACGCGGTTTGATTACCGGTGGAACCATTTCGGCTGGGGAGGAAATCCGGGCGCAGAATGTGGGGAATCATATGGCGGTACCTACGGAACTGGAGGTTGGTGTCAATCCGCCTCTGCGGGAGGAGTACCAGAATTTGCGTACGGAAATCCGCAAGGTGGAGGTCAGTCTGGATCAGACCCAAAAGGCGCTGACCATTCTTAAAGCAATGAACCAGAATACGATGACACAGGATAAACGGGAAATGATGCTGAAGCTGACCAAAGCTCAATTTCATCTGGTAGGGCAGCTTGGTAATATGCGCAAACGCTGGGAGGAAATCGAAGCGGCGTTGGAAGAAATGAAGGCGGGCCGGATTAAGGTGGCCAATACTCTTTATCCCGGTGTAAAAGTTATTATCGGGACCTTGATTAAGCCGATCAGGGAAACCGTTCAATTTGCCTGTTTATTTGCCGAAGACGGTGAGATAAGAGTCGGAACTTTCAAATAA
- a CDS encoding chemotaxis protein CheD: protein MSELIKVGMADYKTGKNPSSLISYGLGSCVGIAMYDAVSKIGGLAHIMLPDSTQARSTENPAKFADTALPLMLDEMLRLGASKSRITAKIAGGAQMFTFANATDIMRVGERNSEAVKNILRKIDVRMIAEDTGGNYGRTVELKLESGIYRIKTIDKGEKEL, encoded by the coding sequence ATGTCAGAGTTAATTAAAGTCGGCATGGCTGACTATAAGACCGGCAAGAATCCCAGCAGCTTAATTAGCTATGGTCTTGGTTCTTGCGTAGGGATTGCCATGTATGATGCTGTCAGTAAAATTGGCGGGTTAGCCCATATTATGCTGCCGGACAGCACCCAAGCCCGTTCTACTGAGAATCCGGCTAAGTTTGCCGATACGGCGCTGCCGCTTATGTTGGACGAAATGTTAAGGCTGGGGGCTAGCAAATCCCGGATTACCGCAAAAATTGCCGGCGGAGCGCAAATGTTTACCTTTGCCAATGCTACCGACATTATGCGGGTAGGTGAAAGAAATTCGGAAGCTGTTAAGAATATTTTAAGGAAGATCGACGTTCGTATGATCGCCGAGGATACCGGCGGCAATTATGGCCGTACGGTAGAACTGAAACTGGAATCCGGTATCTACCGGATCAAGACGATTGATAAAGGTGAAAAGGAATTGTAG
- the pyrH gene encoding UMP kinase gives MSAAKYKRVVLKLSGEALAGTKGYGIDPVIVDTIAREIKGIKAAGLDLAIVVGGGNIWRGLAGSAKGMDRATADYMGMLATVMNSLALQDALENYDVDTRVQSAIEMRQVAEPYIRRRAIRHLEKGRVIIFAAGTGNPYFSTDTTAALRAAEIEADVILMAKKNTDGVYDSDPRHNPDAKKFKELEYIEVLQRGLGVMDATATSLCMDNKIPIIVFSIDEPGNILKVALGEDIGTVVGGRK, from the coding sequence GTGAGTGCCGCAAAATATAAGCGTGTAGTGTTAAAACTGAGTGGTGAAGCATTAGCCGGAACTAAAGGCTACGGAATTGATCCTGTCATTGTGGACACCATTGCCCGTGAAATTAAAGGCATCAAGGCTGCCGGGCTGGATTTGGCTATTGTGGTAGGGGGCGGTAATATCTGGCGGGGCCTGGCCGGCAGTGCAAAGGGAATGGACCGGGCCACCGCTGATTATATGGGGATGCTGGCAACTGTGATGAACTCACTGGCTCTTCAGGATGCGCTGGAAAATTACGATGTGGATACCCGGGTGCAAAGCGCGATTGAAATGCGCCAGGTGGCTGAACCATATATTAGGCGGAGAGCTATTCGTCATTTGGAAAAGGGCCGGGTTATTATTTTTGCTGCCGGGACCGGCAACCCCTACTTTTCAACCGACACAACGGCTGCGCTTCGGGCTGCCGAAATTGAGGCTGATGTCATCCTGATGGCTAAGAAAAACACGGACGGTGTATATGATTCTGATCCCCGTCACAATCCGGATGCTAAGAAATTCAAGGAATTGGAATATATCGAAGTATTGCAAAGAGGTCTTGGCGTTATGGATGCCACGGCTACCAGCCTGTGTATGGACAACAAGATTCCCATTATTGTGTTTAGTATTGATGAACCCGGCAATATTCTAAAAGTGGCGCTGGGTGAGGATATTGGTACTGTTGTGGGAGGACGAAAATAA
- a CDS encoding chemotaxis protein CheW: MTTEMMAADAATYSSNEVQLVAFKLGREEYGIDILQVQEIKRMTDITRVPHTPEYIKGVINLRGSVLPVIDLKTRLDLLEQDYTDDTRIIIVKVDEIAVGMIVDAVSEVMAIDQEQIEVSQEAVGGVSTNYISGVGKLENRLMILLNLEAIIGINQDM; this comes from the coding sequence ATGACAACAGAAATGATGGCTGCTGATGCGGCAACTTATTCGAGCAACGAAGTCCAGTTGGTTGCTTTTAAGCTGGGGCGGGAAGAGTATGGTATCGATATTTTGCAGGTACAGGAAATAAAACGGATGACCGATATTACCAGAGTTCCGCATACCCCGGAGTATATTAAAGGTGTCATTAATTTGCGCGGCAGTGTTCTTCCCGTCATTGATTTAAAGACCAGGCTTGACCTGCTGGAACAGGATTATACCGATGATACCCGGATCATCATTGTTAAGGTGGATGAAATTGCCGTGGGAATGATTGTGGATGCCGTTTCGGAAGTTATGGCAATTGATCAGGAGCAGATCGAGGTTTCTCAGGAAGCGGTCGGCGGGGTTTCGACCAACTATATCAGCGGCGTAGGCAAGCTGGAGAACCGCTTGATGATTTTACTGAATTTAGAAGCGATTATTGGTATTAATCAAGATATGTAA
- a CDS encoding flagellar brake protein encodes MIIFSNFLRQGGILILEEEVFKINQRLTLILPEKVSIAECYSRIEDMTPEAMTIAMPMSKGYPIIIPNGSTVWGRVVENGQVYQFQSTVTGKRISPLPVWILTLPTNITKVQQRSFVRLDIVLPVKIQVVSEQQDEDAPLHDLLTKNISGGGVCLISQDKLKLGTKLNVQLQLPEQEAWTIASDVVRLDMPQNDRQLYWIGVRFLDIAEPIRNRLIRFIFRKQLEQRQKEV; translated from the coding sequence TTGATAATTTTTAGTAATTTTTTACGGCAAGGAGGAATCCTTATTTTAGAAGAAGAAGTATTTAAGATAAATCAACGTCTGACTTTGATTTTACCGGAAAAGGTTAGTATAGCCGAGTGTTATAGCCGCATAGAGGATATGACTCCCGAGGCCATGACAATTGCTATGCCGATGAGCAAAGGATATCCCATCATTATTCCCAATGGAAGTACCGTCTGGGGCAGAGTGGTGGAAAACGGCCAGGTGTATCAATTTCAAAGCACCGTTACAGGCAAGAGGATATCGCCGTTGCCTGTTTGGATCTTAACCTTGCCTACCAATATTACTAAAGTACAGCAGCGTTCCTTTGTCCGGTTGGATATTGTCTTACCTGTTAAAATCCAAGTGGTATCTGAACAACAGGATGAGGACGCGCCTTTGCATGATCTGCTGACTAAGAATATCAGCGGCGGCGGCGTTTGCCTGATTAGTCAGGACAAACTTAAGCTTGGCACCAAACTGAATGTGCAGCTCCAGCTTCCCGAACAGGAAGCCTGGACAATTGCCAGTGATGTGGTTAGATTGGATATGCCGCAGAATGACCGGCAGTTATATTGGATCGGTGTTAGATTTTTGGATATTGCAGAACCCATAAGAAACCGGCTGATTCGTTTTATTTTCAGAAAACAGTTGGAACAGCGGCAGAAAGAAGTGTAG
- a CDS encoding DUF6115 domain-containing protein, with the protein MRLFSVEAQTPANELQERLERTADNVIWRLEEKIAYLEALLKEADQKIELLESKVARDVQDEKGDSPVPEISFMPPARAASLYQQNSLQPAKDRQEEQPRPEAPAMESKGRPIPQDKHKVIVAMAEQGFNVTEIAKAVGMGKGEIMLVLQLNKK; encoded by the coding sequence ATGCGGTTGTTTTCCGTGGAGGCCCAGACCCCGGCCAATGAACTGCAGGAGCGGTTGGAACGGACGGCCGATAACGTAATCTGGCGGTTGGAGGAAAAAATCGCCTATTTGGAGGCCTTGTTGAAGGAAGCCGATCAAAAGATTGAACTGCTGGAAAGCAAAGTGGCGAGGGATGTCCAGGACGAAAAGGGTGACTCTCCGGTTCCTGAGATATCCTTTATGCCGCCGGCAAGGGCCGCCTCATTGTATCAGCAAAACAGCCTTCAGCCGGCGAAAGACAGACAGGAGGAACAACCCCGGCCGGAGGCTCCGGCGATGGAATCCAAGGGGAGACCTATTCCGCAGGATAAGCACAAAGTTATTGTCGCCATGGCCGAACAAGGCTTTAATGTTACCGAGATAGCCAAAGCAGTGGGCATGGGCAAAGGTGAAATCATGCTGGTGTTGCAACTGAATAAGAAGTGA
- a CDS encoding FliA/WhiG family RNA polymerase sigma factor, translating into MREKSQSGDLEINTWWLEYQKNRQPDIREKIIETYLPLVKVVGGRMAISLPSHVDRDDLISNGFFGLLDAIERFDLARGIKFETYAVTRIRGAILDAIRAQDWVPATVRQKARQYEQTVAKLEASLGRSASDAEVAGALGVKLEDMHTLLSQLNATTVIPLEEFAKAETMPAQLLNPTQHIEAEEVKETLAKSIAKLPEKEKLVVSLYYYEELTLKEISHIMNLTEARISQLHTKAIFRLRGALSRLKASLL; encoded by the coding sequence ATGAGAGAAAAAAGCCAAAGCGGTGATTTGGAAATCAATACATGGTGGCTGGAATACCAAAAAAACAGGCAGCCCGATATACGCGAAAAAATTATCGAAACCTATTTGCCGCTGGTTAAGGTGGTTGGCGGACGGATGGCCATATCCCTGCCTTCTCATGTGGACAGGGATGATTTGATTAGTAACGGTTTTTTCGGTCTGCTTGATGCGATTGAACGGTTTGATCTGGCCAGAGGCATCAAGTTTGAGACCTATGCGGTTACCAGGATACGGGGGGCCATATTGGACGCTATCCGGGCGCAGGACTGGGTGCCTGCTACGGTGAGGCAGAAGGCGCGGCAATATGAACAAACGGTAGCCAAGCTGGAGGCCAGTCTGGGGCGATCGGCTTCCGATGCGGAAGTGGCCGGGGCACTGGGTGTTAAACTCGAAGATATGCATACCTTGCTAAGTCAGCTCAATGCCACAACGGTGATCCCACTGGAGGAATTTGCTAAGGCTGAGACTATGCCGGCCCAATTGTTAAACCCCACCCAGCATATTGAAGCGGAAGAAGTGAAGGAAACCTTAGCCAAGAGTATTGCTAAATTACCGGAAAAGGAAAAATTGGTAGTTAGCCTTTATTATTATGAAGAGTTAACCCTTAAGGAAATTAGTCACATTATGAATTTAACTGAGGCCCGAATTTCTCAGCTTCATACAAAAGCGATTTTTCGTTTGCGCGGTGCACTTTCCCGCCTGAAGGCCTCTTTGCTGTGA
- a CDS encoding protein-glutamate methylesterase/protein-glutamine glutaminase, with protein sequence MIKVLIVEDSAFMRKLLSDVFSAESDFIVDTARNGKDALDKIKRFKPDLITMDVEMPVMDGLTALEIIMRENPTPVVMVSSLTRDGAEATMKALDLGAVDFVAKTAGPISSVAGIGTEIINKCRAAAQVNVQNLRRRPFSAVPAPPRPVASPASFKTPEYPAVSEERIVAIGTSTGGPRALQEIITKLPGNLPCGVVVVQHMPPGFTKSLSERLNSLSSVTVKEAEHNDVIKPGLVLIAPGDYHMTVEIEGGRKVVKLAQNPPIGGHRPAVDPMLESVAKLYGAKAVGVILTGMGHDGAKGMQTIRQQKGYTIAEDQSTSVVFGMPKAAIELGVIDKVLPLPAIASEIVRSLAK encoded by the coding sequence ATGATTAAAGTATTAATTGTTGAGGACTCTGCGTTTATGCGAAAATTGCTATCCGATGTATTTTCCGCTGAGTCGGACTTTATAGTAGATACGGCACGCAATGGCAAAGATGCTCTTGATAAAATAAAAAGATTTAAACCCGATTTGATTACTATGGATGTGGAAATGCCGGTTATGGACGGTCTGACAGCCTTAGAAATCATCATGAGGGAAAACCCCACACCGGTAGTTATGGTTAGCAGTCTGACAAGAGATGGCGCCGAAGCCACCATGAAAGCTCTGGACTTGGGAGCGGTTGATTTTGTGGCCAAAACCGCCGGGCCTATATCCAGTGTGGCGGGCATCGGTACTGAAATTATAAATAAATGCCGGGCGGCAGCTCAGGTAAATGTGCAGAATTTGCGCCGAAGGCCTTTTAGTGCCGTGCCTGCGCCTCCAAGACCGGTCGCTTCTCCCGCTTCCTTTAAAACACCGGAATATCCGGCTGTCTCCGAGGAGCGTATCGTGGCAATCGGTACCTCGACCGGTGGTCCGCGGGCCTTGCAAGAAATTATTACAAAGCTTCCAGGCAACCTGCCTTGCGGTGTGGTTGTTGTCCAGCATATGCCTCCCGGTTTTACTAAATCGCTGTCGGAACGCTTGAACTCGTTATCTTCGGTAACTGTAAAAGAGGCGGAGCATAATGATGTCATCAAACCGGGATTAGTGCTTATTGCTCCCGGTGATTATCATATGACGGTGGAGATAGAAGGTGGCAGGAAGGTAGTCAAACTTGCTCAGAATCCGCCAATCGGCGGTCATCGTCCGGCCGTTGATCCGATGCTGGAATCGGTAGCCAAGCTATACGGCGCCAAAGCGGTCGGCGTCATCCTAACCGGAATGGGCCATGACGGGGCCAAAGGGATGCAAACCATCAGGCAGCAAAAAGGGTATACGATAGCTGAAGATCAATCAACTTCTGTAGTTTTTGGAATGCCCAAGGCGGCCATAGAATTGGGAGTTATTGATAAAGTCCTGCCACTTCCGGCCATTGCGTCGGAAATTGTTAGATCTCTCGCTAAATAA
- a CDS encoding chemotaxis protein CheA yields the protein MDLSQYMGMFLEESREHLQTLNRCLLDLENDPSDLSVLDEIFRSAHTIKGMSATMGFTTVAELTHEMENVLDLLRKGQLKADHSIIDTVFKCVDTLEQLVESIASGDENGLDIKPLIAKLKAIASGESVAEAVQPVEPVAGNNVVLDETELEVAKKAKAKGLQTVGVDIALREGCLLKSARAYMAMSALEELGDVIKSTPPVEDLEKENFGLSFQVILVTDAEADKIQQMVLGISEIETVEVRPCDLTEAQPEPAAQIAAIPAKEAAQPNPAVKALVEEKKEKSVAVPAHADKKLKGGQSVRVDIDKLDNLLNLVGELVINKTRLEQIGLTHRLTDLVETIEQMDRVTTDLQAVVMKVRMVPVGQVFNRFPRMVRDLSRDLNKEVNLIIQGEETELDRTVIDEIGDPLVHLLRNAIDHGIEQPEARQAKGKDPIGEIRLIARHEGNNVIIMVEDDGNGINPDALKQKVVSKGLLSQAEVDKMDNNEAVRLVFLPGFSTAEVVTDVSGRGVGMDAVKNKIESLGGMVDVETKVNEGSRFKIRLPLTLAIIQALLVKVSEEIYAIPLGSIDSTINITPSDIKTIQNKEVILLRGQIIPIVRLNDRLNIPTSAGEEPEELFVVIVHMGDQRAGIIVDNLIGQQEIVIKSLGKLLAGIKIIAGATILGNGQVALILDVGSLMQ from the coding sequence ATGGATCTCAGTCAATATATGGGAATGTTTCTAGAAGAATCGCGTGAACATCTGCAAACCCTGAACCGCTGCCTACTGGATCTGGAGAATGATCCGAGTGACTTGTCAGTGTTGGATGAAATTTTTCGCAGTGCCCATACCATTAAAGGTATGTCGGCTACCATGGGATTCACCACGGTTGCTGAACTTACCCATGAAATGGAAAATGTACTGGATTTATTGCGGAAAGGTCAATTAAAAGCCGATCATTCAATTATTGATACGGTTTTTAAATGTGTGGATACGCTGGAGCAACTGGTGGAAAGCATTGCGAGCGGGGATGAAAATGGACTGGATATCAAGCCGCTGATTGCTAAGCTTAAAGCGATTGCCAGCGGGGAAAGCGTGGCGGAAGCTGTGCAGCCGGTTGAGCCGGTTGCCGGCAATAATGTGGTGCTTGATGAAACTGAACTGGAAGTGGCTAAAAAGGCTAAGGCCAAAGGGCTGCAGACAGTCGGTGTTGATATTGCACTGCGCGAAGGCTGCCTGTTAAAATCAGCCAGAGCGTATATGGCCATGAGCGCCTTGGAAGAGTTAGGCGATGTCATTAAAAGTACGCCTCCGGTAGAAGATCTGGAAAAAGAAAATTTTGGCCTTAGTTTTCAGGTGATCCTGGTGACTGATGCCGAAGCTGACAAAATTCAGCAGATGGTGCTTGGCATCTCGGAAATTGAAACGGTGGAAGTAAGGCCCTGTGATTTGACGGAGGCTCAGCCGGAACCGGCAGCGCAAATAGCAGCTATTCCTGCCAAGGAAGCGGCACAGCCTAACCCGGCGGTCAAAGCGCTGGTGGAGGAAAAGAAAGAAAAATCAGTTGCGGTACCGGCCCATGCTGATAAAAAACTAAAGGGTGGCCAATCGGTCCGGGTGGATATTGACAAATTGGACAACCTGCTTAATCTGGTAGGGGAATTAGTTATCAATAAGACCCGTCTGGAACAGATTGGACTGACCCATCGTTTAACCGACTTAGTGGAAACAATCGAGCAAATGGACCGGGTGACTACCGATTTACAGGCTGTGGTTATGAAAGTGCGGATGGTGCCCGTCGGCCAGGTTTTTAACCGTTTTCCGCGAATGGTCCGCGACCTCTCCCGCGATCTGAACAAGGAAGTCAACTTGATTATTCAAGGGGAAGAAACCGAGCTGGACCGTACGGTTATTGATGAAATTGGCGACCCGCTGGTCCATTTGCTGCGCAATGCGATTGACCATGGGATTGAGCAGCCCGAAGCCCGTCAGGCAAAAGGCAAGGACCCCATTGGTGAAATTCGCCTGATTGCCCGTCACGAGGGAAACAATGTCATCATTATGGTTGAGGATGACGGCAACGGTATCAATCCGGACGCGCTCAAACAGAAGGTAGTGTCTAAAGGACTACTCAGCCAGGCGGAAGTTGACAAAATGGATAACAACGAAGCTGTCCGTTTAGTCTTCTTGCCCGGATTTTCCACTGCTGAAGTGGTTACCGATGTATCCGGCCGGGGTGTAGGCATGGATGCAGTAAAGAATAAGATCGAGTCGTTAGGCGGCATGGTTGATGTAGAGACCAAAGTGAACGAAGGCAGCCGGTTTAAAATCCGTTTGCCGCTGACGCTGGCGATTATTCAGGCCCTGCTGGTGAAAGTAAGCGAAGAAATTTACGCTATTCCTCTGGGCTCGATCGACAGTACGATCAATATCACACCCAGTGATATTAAAACCATCCAAAACAAGGAAGTCATATTGTTGCGGGGGCAGATTATTCCAATCGTCCGCTTAAATGACAGACTGAATATACCTACATCGGCCGGTGAGGAACCGGAAGAGCTGTTTGTGGTTATCGTACATATGGGTGATCAGCGTGCCGGAATTATTGTGGACAATTTAATCGGGCAGCAGGAGATTGTTATTAAATCGCTAGGCAAGTTACTGGCCGGCATCAAAATCATTGCCGGAGCCACGATTTTGGGTAATGGCCAGGTGGCTCTTATCCTTGATGTCGGTTCATTGATGCAATAG